A genomic stretch from Aedes albopictus strain Foshan chromosome 2, AalbF5, whole genome shotgun sequence includes:
- the LOC134288454 gene encoding uncharacterized protein LOC134288454: protein MFWTLNPTEGESLEKFLLRATEQASKCNFGSSKEESTQISVIDKLILLAPPELKEQLLQKENLTLTELTKMINSYSSVKYQATQMTSASTLAGVGSASSINRLQASSSTSAGSLECSRCGWRGHLANDAACPARNKSCDKCSKVGHFAKRCKSVQGFGKRHAGTPNSDSKRRRINAIDLSDDNIPQTEEYSFIYNICDREEIIPVRVGGILVEMMIDSGSVKNLIDEQTWQRLLLQGMEMKNPRDKCHLTFRPYGQNSEPLRVVKVFEASVSVFDSGNELKTDATFFVVEAGSQAILGKETAKALGVLIIGLPSTHTTVINSIEANTMPFPKIKGVKLCIPINKEVSPVAQHARRPPLALLTRIEEKLDGLLKQDIIESVDEYSQWVSPLVAIVKDNGDLRLCVDMRRANEAILRENHPMPTFEDFMPRLRNAKFFSRLDVKDAFH, encoded by the coding sequence ATGTTCTGGACATTGAACCCAACCGAAGGAGAGTCGCTGGAGAAGTTTTTATTGAGGGCCACTGAGCAAGCGTCAAAGTGCAATTTCGGGAGCAGCAAGGAAGAAAGTACCCAAATAAGCGTCATCGATAAACTCATCCTTCTGGCTCCACCCGAACTGAAAGAGCAATTACTGCAAAAGGAAAATCTGACGCTAACGGAACTGACAAAAATGATCAACTCATACTCCTCGGTAAAGTATCAAGCAACACAGATGACATCAGCTAGTACCCTCGCTGGGGTTGGGAGCGCAAGCAGTATCAACAGGTTGCAAGCTTCATCGTCGACGTCAGCTGGATCCCTCGAATGCTCCCGCTGTGGGTGGCGAGGCCATTTGGCGAATGATGCAGCCTGCCCCGCAAGGAATAAATCGTGCGACAAGTGCAGCAAAGTTGGTCACTTTGCGAAGCGGTGCAAGTCAGTGCAGGGTTTCGGCAAGCGACACGCAGGAACTCCGAATAGCGACTCGAAACGACGCCGTATAAATGCCATCGATCTATCCGACGACAATATTCCTCAAACGGAGGAGTACAGTTTCATCTATAACATCTGCGATAGGGAGGAAATAATACCAGTTCGTGTCGGCGGGATTTTGGTCGAAATGATGATCGACTCCGGCTCGGTGAAAAATCTAATCGACGAACAAACGTGGCAACGATTGCTTCTTCAGGGGATGGAAATGAAAAATCCTCGTGACAAGTGTCATTTGACGTTCCGACCGTATGGGCAAAACTCGGAACCATTGAGAGTGGTTAAAGTGTTCGAGGCGTCAGTTTCAGTTTTCGACTCCGGGAACGAGCTCAAAACGGATGCAACTTTCTTCGTTGTGGAAGCTGGATCACAAGCCATTCTGGGCAAGGAAACCGCGAAAGCACTAGGTGTGTTAATAATTGGCCTCCCTAGCACCCACACGACAGTCATCAATTCGATTGAAGCGAACACGATGCCATTCCCGAAGATAAAAGGGGTTAAATTGTGCATTCCGATCAACAAGGAAGTTTCCCCGGTTGCGCAACACGCACGTCGCCCTCCGTTAGCGTTGCTGACGAGGATCGAGGAAAAACTGGATGGTTTACTCAAGCAAGATATCATAGAATCTGTTGATGAATATAGCCAATGGGTGTCGCCGCTAGTGGCAATTGTCAAGGACAACGGCGATCTGCGCCTCTGCGTAGACATGCGCCGCGCAAATGAAGCGATTCTACGAGAGAATCACCCCATGCCTACCTTCGAGGACTTCATGCCACGATTGAGAAATGCGAAATTCTTCAGTCGCTTAGATGTGAAAGATGCGTTTCATTAA